In Capillimicrobium parvum, a genomic segment contains:
- a CDS encoding carbon-nitrogen hydrolase family protein — MRAAAVQLNATADVAANVRAADEHVRAAAAGGAELIVLPEKWMALGTPDDLRAAAEPLDGPVVTWARDIARELGVDLVAGSISERVDGREKLRNTSLHIGPDGEIKAAYRKIHMFDVVVDGTEYRESAAEEPGDEIVTSATAGGVQLGMSICYDLRFPELYRELAMRGARILLVPAAFTLATTRDHWEVLVRARAIEEQAFVVAANQIGSHPGGMRSGGRSLIVDPWGLVLATAPDRVGHVAADLDLEAQARIRRELPSLANARLVEAQA, encoded by the coding sequence TTGAGGGCCGCCGCAGTCCAGCTGAACGCGACAGCCGACGTCGCCGCCAACGTCCGCGCGGCCGACGAGCACGTGCGCGCCGCCGCGGCCGGCGGGGCCGAGCTGATCGTCCTGCCCGAGAAGTGGATGGCGCTCGGCACGCCCGACGACCTGCGCGCCGCCGCCGAGCCGCTCGACGGGCCGGTCGTCACGTGGGCGCGCGACATCGCCCGCGAGCTCGGCGTCGACCTCGTCGCCGGCTCGATCTCCGAGCGCGTCGACGGCAGGGAGAAGCTGCGCAACACCTCGCTGCACATCGGGCCGGACGGCGAGATCAAGGCGGCCTACCGCAAGATCCACATGTTCGACGTGGTCGTCGACGGCACCGAGTACCGCGAGTCGGCGGCCGAGGAGCCGGGCGACGAGATCGTCACCTCGGCCACCGCCGGCGGCGTCCAACTCGGGATGTCCATCTGCTACGACCTGCGGTTCCCCGAGCTCTACCGTGAACTCGCCATGCGCGGCGCGCGCATCCTGCTCGTGCCCGCCGCGTTCACGCTGGCGACGACGCGCGACCACTGGGAGGTCCTCGTCCGCGCCCGCGCGATCGAGGAGCAGGCGTTCGTCGTCGCCGCCAACCAGATCGGCTCGCACCCGGGCGGCATGCGCTCGGGCGGACGGTCGCTCATCGTCGATCCGTGGGGGCTCGTGCTGGCCACGGCGCCCGACCGCGTGGGCCACGTCGCCGCCGACCTCGATCTCGAGGCACAGGCGCGCATCCGCCGCGAGCTGCCGTCGCTCGCCAACGCCCGGCTGGTCGAGGCGCAGGCCTGA
- a CDS encoding DUF2804 domain-containing protein: MLPWRTEDHSSARPVDLGNLPARREGRALKRWRYVGVFGPERMLCVGLAHVGGVPQAWWAVWDRGAGSLRERTIFARPRAIVRFGHGPGRVTVRDRDVRIDLELDEGRGVETVCPHGGGTGWIWTRKQAGIAARGSVRLGERAFAVDGLAVVDDTAGYHARHTAWRWSAGVGRTADGQVAGWNLVSGVNDPPHDSERTVWLDGAPREAGPCTFADDLSAVRTADGGDLAFRAEATRERHDELLLVRSDYRQPFGTFSGVLPGGAGLAEGFGVMEDHRARW; the protein is encoded by the coding sequence ATGCTTCCCTGGCGCACCGAGGATCATTCATCCGCCCGCCCGGTCGACCTCGGCAACCTCCCGGCGCGGCGCGAGGGGCGGGCGCTCAAGCGGTGGCGGTACGTCGGCGTGTTCGGCCCGGAGCGGATGCTGTGCGTGGGGCTCGCCCACGTCGGCGGGGTGCCTCAGGCCTGGTGGGCGGTGTGGGATCGCGGCGCCGGCTCCCTGCGCGAGCGCACGATCTTCGCCCGCCCGCGCGCGATCGTCCGGTTCGGCCACGGCCCCGGCCGCGTGACGGTGCGCGACCGCGACGTCCGCATCGACCTCGAGCTCGACGAGGGGCGCGGCGTCGAGACCGTCTGCCCCCATGGCGGCGGCACCGGCTGGATCTGGACCCGAAAGCAGGCCGGGATCGCCGCGCGCGGCAGCGTGCGGCTCGGCGAGCGCGCGTTCGCGGTCGACGGCCTCGCGGTGGTCGACGACACCGCCGGCTACCACGCCCGCCACACCGCCTGGCGCTGGTCGGCGGGGGTCGGCCGCACCGCCGACGGGCAGGTCGCGGGCTGGAACCTCGTCAGCGGCGTCAACGACCCGCCGCACGACAGCGAGCGCACCGTGTGGCTGGACGGCGCCCCGCGCGAGGCCGGTCCGTGCACCTTCGCCGACGACCTCTCGGCGGTCCGCACCGCCGACGGCGGCGACCTCGCGTTCCGCGCCGAGGCGACCCGCGAGCGCCACGACGAGCTGCTCCTCGTGCGCAGCGACTACCGCCAGCCGTTCGGCACGTTCTCCGGCGTCCTGCCGGGCGGCGCGGGGCTCGCGGAGGGCTTCGGGGTCATGGAGGACCATCGCGCCCGCTGGTGA
- a CDS encoding NCS2 family permease yields the protein MSDVTASSSRGSLMERRFRIGERGSSPRVEALGGLSTFLTMSYIVFVNPAILSQAGVPFAGVAVATALAAGICTIAMGLISNYPLALASGLGINAIVAFDIILGQKVGWPVGMACVVIEGVIAFVLVLAGLREAVVRAVPNSIKLSIGVGIGLFITFVGLRDGGIVVNDPATGVALGDLTSGPALIALAGIAVAAVTAVRDIRGSILFGIATSTALGLIFGVLDGPSAVAEWPGAAGFDTIGDALKPSSLGDALTWALVPTIFALFMTDFFDTIGTAVAVGTAGGLTDEEGDLPQIRNVLLVDSASAAVGGAMGVSSVTTYVESGAGVAEGARTGFANLVTGGLFLLTIFFVPLIAVVGQSVPYAGDSTVTPAVAPALVMVGYLMMRLVQNIDWSQPEDALPAFLIIAGIPLTFSIAAGIGFGVLGYIIAMVGRGRVREIHPLMWILVPLFLAYYADSWLRVNVF from the coding sequence ATGTCCGACGTCACCGCATCCTCGTCGCGCGGCTCGCTCATGGAGCGGCGGTTTCGCATCGGCGAGCGAGGCTCGAGCCCGCGCGTCGAGGCCCTGGGCGGCCTGTCGACCTTCCTGACGATGTCGTACATCGTGTTCGTCAACCCGGCGATCCTGAGCCAGGCCGGCGTGCCGTTCGCGGGCGTCGCCGTCGCCACCGCGCTCGCGGCCGGCATCTGCACGATCGCGATGGGGCTCATCTCGAACTACCCCCTCGCGCTCGCCTCCGGGCTCGGCATCAACGCGATCGTCGCGTTCGACATCATCCTCGGCCAGAAGGTCGGATGGCCGGTCGGCATGGCGTGCGTCGTGATCGAGGGCGTCATCGCCTTCGTGCTCGTGCTCGCCGGCCTGCGTGAGGCGGTCGTGCGGGCGGTGCCGAACTCGATCAAGTTGTCGATCGGCGTCGGCATCGGGCTGTTCATCACGTTCGTCGGCCTGCGCGACGGCGGCATCGTCGTCAACGACCCGGCGACCGGCGTGGCGCTCGGCGACCTCACGTCCGGGCCGGCGCTCATCGCCCTCGCGGGCATCGCGGTGGCGGCGGTGACGGCGGTGCGCGACATCCGCGGGTCGATCCTGTTCGGCATCGCGACGTCGACGGCGCTCGGCCTGATCTTCGGGGTGCTCGACGGGCCGAGCGCCGTCGCCGAGTGGCCCGGCGCCGCGGGCTTCGACACGATCGGCGACGCGCTCAAGCCGAGCAGCCTCGGCGACGCGCTGACGTGGGCGCTCGTGCCGACGATCTTCGCGCTGTTCATGACCGACTTCTTCGACACGATCGGCACGGCGGTCGCGGTCGGCACCGCCGGCGGCCTCACCGACGAGGAGGGCGACCTGCCGCAGATCCGCAACGTCCTGCTCGTCGACTCGGCGTCCGCGGCCGTCGGCGGGGCGATGGGCGTCTCGAGCGTGACGACGTACGTCGAGTCCGGGGCCGGGGTGGCGGAGGGCGCGCGCACCGGCTTCGCGAACCTCGTCACCGGCGGCCTTTTCCTCCTGACGATCTTCTTCGTGCCGCTCATCGCCGTCGTCGGCCAGTCGGTGCCGTACGCCGGCGACTCGACCGTCACCCCGGCGGTGGCGCCCGCCCTCGTCATGGTCGGCTACCTGATGATGCGGCTCGTCCAGAACATCGACTGGTCCCAGCCGGAGGACGCGCTGCCGGCGTTCCTCATCATCGCCGGGATCCCGCTCACCTTCTCGATCGCCGCCGGCATCGGCTTCGGCGTCCTCGGCTACATCATCGCGATGGTCGGACGCGGCCGCGTCCGCGAGATCCACCCGCTCATGTGGATCCTCGTGCCGCTGTTCCTCGCCTACTACGCCGACAGCTGGCTGCGGGTCAACGTGTTCTGA
- a CDS encoding GNAT family N-acetyltransferase — MPLRLPLHTDRLEIRPFVLADQAAMQAIYDDPEVMRHITGGGDPRGWVATYVRDQRERGFTFWAVIERATGEMIGEAGIAPFDSGSRLELGYLLRRDRWGVGLATEAARAILDAAFDDLGAPEVMAVVDEGNGASLNVLHKLGFRDVGRRTREGVRQHVLRIRPADRRRARAGDEREGTR, encoded by the coding sequence ATGCCCCTCCGGCTGCCCCTCCACACCGATCGGCTCGAGATCCGCCCGTTCGTGCTCGCCGATCAGGCGGCGATGCAGGCGATCTACGACGACCCGGAGGTGATGCGCCACATCACCGGCGGCGGCGATCCGCGCGGGTGGGTCGCGACCTACGTGCGCGACCAGCGCGAGCGCGGCTTCACGTTCTGGGCGGTGATCGAGCGTGCCACGGGCGAGATGATCGGCGAGGCCGGCATCGCCCCGTTCGACAGCGGCTCGCGCCTCGAGCTCGGCTACCTGCTGCGCCGCGACCGCTGGGGCGTGGGCCTGGCGACCGAGGCGGCGCGCGCGATCCTCGACGCGGCGTTCGACGACCTGGGCGCGCCGGAGGTGATGGCGGTGGTCGACGAGGGCAACGGCGCGTCGCTGAACGTCCTGCACAAGCTCGGCTTCCGCGACGTGGGACGGCGCACGCGCGAAGGGGTCCGCCAGCACGTGCTGCGGATACGGCCGGCCGATCGACGGCGCGCACGCGCCGGCGATGAACGAGAGGGGACGCGATGA
- a CDS encoding LLM class flavin-dependent oxidoreductase — translation MTAGTPELGVFVTPEAATYPDVVRQVQAAERGGLELVGIQDHPYQRRFLDTFTLIADLLARTERVRVFPDVANLPLRPPPVLAKTAASLDVMSGGRFELGLGAGGFWDAIAAMGGPRRTPGESVEALEEAIAILRASWSGERSVRFAGRHYAVDGWHPGPPPAHPIGIWIGAYGPRMLRLTGRLGDGWLPSLPYAPPERIPEMQRRIDDAAASAGRDPGAIRRILNVGGEITGGPATELLQGPPDHWIEALTGFVLELGFDGLAFWPTGGGDDLGQIERFAAEVAPGVREAVARGG, via the coding sequence ATGACCGCTGGGACGCCGGAACTGGGCGTGTTCGTCACGCCGGAGGCCGCCACCTACCCCGACGTCGTGCGCCAGGTGCAGGCCGCCGAGCGCGGCGGACTGGAGCTCGTCGGCATCCAGGACCACCCGTATCAGCGGCGCTTCCTGGACACGTTCACGCTGATCGCCGACCTGCTCGCCCGGACCGAGCGGGTCCGGGTCTTCCCCGACGTCGCGAACCTGCCGCTGCGCCCGCCCCCTGTCCTGGCGAAGACGGCCGCGTCGCTCGACGTGATGAGCGGCGGCCGGTTCGAGCTCGGCCTCGGCGCCGGCGGCTTCTGGGACGCCATCGCCGCGATGGGCGGGCCGCGGCGCACCCCGGGCGAGTCGGTCGAGGCGCTCGAGGAGGCGATCGCGATCCTCCGCGCGTCCTGGAGCGGCGAGCGCTCCGTGCGCTTCGCCGGCCGCCACTACGCGGTCGACGGCTGGCATCCCGGTCCGCCCCCGGCGCACCCGATCGGGATCTGGATCGGCGCCTACGGACCCCGGATGCTGCGGCTGACGGGCCGGCTCGGCGACGGATGGCTGCCGTCGCTGCCGTACGCGCCGCCGGAGCGCATCCCGGAGATGCAGCGGCGCATCGACGACGCGGCGGCGAGCGCGGGACGCGACCCGGGCGCCATCCGGCGGATCCTCAACGTGGGCGGCGAGATCACGGGCGGACCGGCGACGGAGCTGCTGCAGGGCCCGCCGGACCACTGGATCGAGGCCCTCACCGGGTTCGTGCTCGAGCTCGGCTTCGACGGGCTCGCGTTCTGGCCGACGGGCGGCGGCGACGACCTGGGCCAGATCGAGCGGTTCGCGGCCGAGGTGGCACCGGGCGTGCGGGAGGCGGTCGCGCGCGGCGGCTGA
- a CDS encoding PLD nuclease N-terminal domain-containing protein, whose translation MPAPKQRWSDLSPGRRTGILAAGVVQIALLVAALVDLRRRPADEVNGDKRLWAALSFVNYVGPIAYFAFGRRR comes from the coding sequence GTGCCTGCGCCCAAGCAGCGATGGAGCGACCTCAGCCCGGGCCGGCGTACGGGGATCCTCGCGGCCGGCGTCGTCCAGATCGCCCTGCTCGTCGCCGCGCTCGTCGACCTGCGCCGCCGGCCCGCGGACGAGGTCAACGGCGACAAGCGGCTCTGGGCCGCGCTGTCGTTCGTCAACTACGTCGGCCCGATCGCCTACTTTGCGTTCGGTCGCCGGCGCTGA
- a CDS encoding YbhB/YbcL family Raf kinase inhibitor-like protein: MPRGRSAVATAAVAAGIALAAPGCGGSDGTVTGPAPAARDRMQLTSPAFIDGGSIPPRFTCNGSGVSPPLDWRGTPDGARSLALLVEDADASGGTFVHWTVWDLAPKVRGVLSGSVPAGAREGENSAGDKAYAAPCPPKGDAAHHYRFSVYALREPLGLDQGAPAQDVRDAIAQQAIARGRLTGRFER, encoded by the coding sequence GTGCCTCGCGGCCGGTCAGCCGTCGCGACAGCCGCGGTGGCGGCGGGCATCGCGCTGGCCGCGCCGGGCTGCGGGGGCAGCGACGGCACCGTGACCGGCCCGGCCCCGGCTGCACGCGATCGCATGCAGCTGACGAGCCCGGCGTTCATCGATGGCGGGAGCATCCCTCCGCGCTTCACCTGCAACGGCAGCGGCGTCTCGCCGCCGCTGGACTGGCGCGGGACCCCGGACGGCGCAAGGTCGCTCGCGCTGCTCGTCGAGGACGCCGACGCATCCGGCGGGACCTTCGTGCACTGGACGGTGTGGGACCTGGCGCCGAAGGTGCGCGGCGTGCTGTCGGGATCGGTGCCGGCGGGCGCCCGGGAGGGCGAGAACTCGGCCGGAGACAAGGCCTACGCTGCCCCGTGCCCGCCCAAGGGCGACGCCGCGCATCACTACCGGTTCTCGGTCTACGCGCTGCGCGAACCGCTCGGGCTCGACCAGGGCGCCCCGGCGCAGGACGTGCGCGACGCGATCGCTCAGCAGGCGATCGCGCGCGGCCGCCTGACGGGCCGCTTCGAGCGCTGA
- a CDS encoding XdhC family protein, with protein sequence MSLQGRFAALAREGGRGALVTVVEGEGIGGRLLLGADGTQEGTLGDPELDAFAVAAAEERMWAERSELVESGERRLFVDVTAPPPRLIMFGAVDLAAALCTVARAVGWRPYVCDPRSRFATRERFPTAEDVVAGWPDEAFARVGGIDRATAICVLTHDPKLDDAALTVALRSPAGYIGAMGSRRAQEKRRERLLAQGITDDELARLAAPIGLDLGALSPQETALSVIAEIVALRHGRTGGRLIDARGRIHEVG encoded by the coding sequence ATGAGCCTCCAGGGCCGGTTCGCCGCGCTGGCGCGTGAGGGCGGTCGCGGCGCGCTGGTCACGGTCGTCGAGGGGGAGGGCATCGGCGGCCGCCTCCTGCTCGGCGCCGACGGCACCCAGGAGGGGACGCTCGGCGACCCCGAGCTCGACGCCTTCGCGGTGGCCGCGGCCGAGGAGCGCATGTGGGCCGAGCGCAGCGAGCTTGTCGAGTCGGGCGAGCGCAGGCTCTTCGTCGACGTCACCGCGCCGCCGCCCCGGCTGATCATGTTCGGCGCGGTGGACCTCGCGGCGGCGCTGTGCACGGTGGCGCGCGCGGTCGGATGGCGGCCGTACGTGTGCGACCCGCGCAGCCGGTTCGCCACGCGCGAGCGGTTCCCGACAGCCGAGGACGTCGTGGCGGGGTGGCCGGACGAGGCGTTCGCGCGGGTCGGCGGCATCGACCGTGCGACGGCGATCTGCGTGCTGACCCATGACCCGAAGCTCGACGACGCCGCGCTGACCGTGGCGCTGCGGTCGCCGGCGGGCTACATCGGCGCGATGGGCAGCCGTCGGGCCCAGGAGAAGCGCCGCGAGCGGCTGCTCGCGCAGGGCATCACCGACGACGAGCTGGCGCGCCTGGCGGCCCCGATCGGGCTCGATCTCGGCGCGCTGAGCCCGCAGGAGACGGCGTTGTCGGTGATCGCCGAGATCGTGGCGCTGCGCCACGGGCGCACCGGCGGCCGGCTGATCGACGCCCGCGGCCGCATCCACGAGGTCGGCTGA
- a CDS encoding XdhC family protein: MQDVLADVDAWVARGDSVALATVVETRRSAPRPAGTKMAVNARGEVSGGVSGGCVEGAVVTIAEDVLAGGEPQLLHFGIADEEAWDVGLPCGGEISVWVERYEP, translated from the coding sequence ATGCAAGACGTGCTCGCAGATGTCGATGCCTGGGTGGCGCGGGGAGATTCCGTCGCGCTGGCCACGGTGGTCGAGACCCGGCGCTCGGCGCCGCGTCCGGCCGGGACGAAGATGGCGGTCAACGCGCGCGGCGAGGTGTCCGGCGGCGTGTCGGGCGGCTGCGTCGAGGGTGCGGTCGTGACGATCGCCGAGGACGTGCTCGCCGGCGGCGAGCCGCAGTTGCTGCACTTCGGGATCGCCGACGAGGAGGCCTGGGACGTCGGGCTGCCGTGCGGCGGCGAGATCTCCGTGTGGGTGGAGCGCTACGAGCCATGA
- a CDS encoding LysR family transcriptional regulator, whose amino-acid sequence MRELESFVTVARLGSVKAAAQALGVSEPAVSGAVAALRKDLGDELFVRGGGGVQLTAGGRRLAAAAAEMLGLMDQARREIRATQGERSLLRVAATGVVAESVAGPLLAAFMRRQPNVEVALGVEPEERLGQILLDRRADVTLGPRPGGEDAPGVDAVAFLRYRLVVVAAPGHVLAARRGLAASALAGERWLVGPDGAGPATATGRFLARARIGTAGVGAFASEAAALDAAVAGQGVMLAVAHAVRDELRRGGLVRLDVTGTPIDGLWYASTLAADRRSPGAWALRRFVTTPEANQAMLAGDAGVPADRVRPSVYVTLWS is encoded by the coding sequence ATGCGTGAGCTCGAGTCGTTCGTGACCGTGGCCCGGCTGGGCTCGGTCAAGGCGGCCGCGCAGGCGCTCGGCGTCTCGGAGCCCGCGGTGTCCGGGGCGGTGGCCGCGCTGCGCAAGGACCTCGGCGACGAGCTGTTCGTGCGCGGCGGCGGCGGGGTGCAGCTCACGGCCGGCGGCCGGCGGCTGGCCGCGGCGGCCGCGGAGATGCTCGGGCTCATGGACCAGGCGCGGCGGGAGATCCGCGCGACCCAGGGCGAGCGCTCGCTGCTGCGCGTGGCCGCCACGGGCGTGGTCGCCGAGTCGGTGGCGGGGCCGCTGCTCGCGGCGTTCATGCGCCGCCAGCCGAACGTCGAGGTGGCGCTCGGGGTCGAGCCCGAGGAGCGCCTGGGGCAGATCCTGCTCGACCGGCGCGCGGACGTGACGCTCGGCCCGCGGCCGGGCGGCGAGGACGCGCCGGGCGTCGACGCGGTCGCGTTCCTGCGCTACCGGCTCGTCGTGGTGGCGGCGCCGGGCCACGTGCTGGCGGCCCGCCGCGGGCTGGCGGCGTCGGCGCTGGCCGGCGAGCGCTGGCTGGTCGGGCCGGACGGCGCGGGCCCGGCGACGGCGACGGGGCGGTTCCTGGCGCGGGCGCGGATCGGCACGGCAGGGGTGGGCGCGTTCGCCTCGGAGGCGGCGGCGCTCGACGCGGCGGTGGCCGGGCAGGGCGTGATGCTGGCGGTCGCCCACGCCGTGCGCGACGAGCTGCGCCGTGGCGGGCTCGTCCGGCTCGACGTGACCGGCACGCCGATCGACGGGCTCTGGTACGCGAGCACGCTGGCGGCCGACCGGCGCTCGCCCGGGGCGTGGGCGCTGCGGCGGTTCGTCACGACCCCGGAAGCCAATCAGGCGATGCTGGCCGGCGACGCGGGGGTGCCCGCCGACCGGGTGCGGCCGTCGGTCTACGTCACGCTCTGGTCCTGA
- a CDS encoding FAD binding domain-containing protein, with product MQVPAPFEYERASSVEDALALLERLGPDARVIAGGHSLLPMMKLRLAAPEHLVDINDLRELDYISDEGGEVRVGAMTRHRALLESALLGERFPIIHDAERVIADPLVRNRGTIGGALCQADPSEDLSAVCAALGASVVVRGRDGERVLDMVEFHRGPYETAVADGELLVEVRIPAHEHAGSAYEKVERRAGDWAVAAAGAALRMDGGTIAEAGIALSAVGASVTSERAVASLRGATASEEAFAEAGRLAAEDCSPTEDQRGDVAYKRHLAQELTTRALRRAAGRALRQEA from the coding sequence ATGCAGGTCCCTGCCCCGTTCGAGTACGAGCGGGCCTCAAGCGTGGAGGACGCGCTGGCGCTGCTCGAGCGCCTCGGTCCCGACGCGCGCGTCATCGCCGGCGGCCACAGCCTGCTGCCGATGATGAAGCTGCGTCTCGCGGCGCCCGAGCACCTCGTCGACATCAACGACCTGCGCGAGCTCGACTACATCTCCGACGAGGGCGGCGAGGTGCGCGTCGGCGCGATGACCCGCCACCGCGCCCTGCTGGAGTCGGCGCTGCTCGGCGAGCGCTTCCCGATCATCCACGACGCCGAGCGCGTCATCGCCGACCCGCTCGTGCGCAACCGCGGCACGATCGGCGGCGCGCTGTGCCAGGCCGACCCGTCCGAGGACCTGTCGGCGGTCTGCGCCGCGCTCGGCGCGAGCGTCGTCGTCCGCGGCCGCGACGGCGAGCGCGTGCTCGACATGGTCGAGTTCCACCGCGGCCCCTACGAGACGGCGGTCGCCGACGGCGAGCTGCTCGTCGAGGTGCGCATCCCGGCCCATGAGCACGCCGGCAGCGCCTACGAGAAGGTCGAGCGGCGTGCGGGCGACTGGGCGGTGGCCGCCGCCGGCGCCGCGCTGCGCATGGACGGCGGCACGATCGCCGAGGCGGGGATCGCGCTGAGCGCCGTGGGCGCGAGCGTCACGTCCGAGCGGGCGGTGGCGTCGCTGCGCGGCGCGACCGCCTCCGAGGAGGCGTTCGCCGAGGCGGGCCGCCTCGCGGCGGAGGACTGCTCGCCGACCGAGGACCAGCGCGGCGACGTGGCCTACAAGCGCCACCTCGCCCAGGAGCTGACGACCCGTGCCCTGCGCCGCGCCGCGGGCCGGGCACTGCGACAGGAGGCCTGA
- a CDS encoding (2Fe-2S)-binding protein: MQVTMTVNGDEVTREIEPRLLLVHFLRDHLGLTGTHWGCDTSNCGTCTVQMDGEPVKSCTVLAAMAGGHEIRTVEDLERDGVLDPVQQGFMEEHGLQCGFCTPGMLMTARALLDENPDPSDDEIRTAISGQICRCTGYTTIVRSVRWAAEHPAEVTP; the protein is encoded by the coding sequence ATGCAAGTGACGATGACCGTCAACGGCGACGAGGTCACGCGGGAGATCGAGCCGCGCCTGCTGCTCGTCCACTTCCTACGCGACCACCTCGGGCTCACCGGGACCCACTGGGGCTGCGACACGAGCAACTGCGGCACGTGCACCGTCCAGATGGACGGCGAGCCCGTGAAGTCGTGCACCGTGCTGGCCGCGATGGCCGGCGGGCACGAGATCCGCACCGTCGAGGACCTCGAGCGCGACGGCGTGCTCGACCCGGTCCAGCAGGGCTTCATGGAGGAGCACGGCCTGCAGTGCGGCTTCTGCACACCCGGCATGCTCATGACCGCCCGGGCGCTGCTCGACGAGAACCCTGACCCGAGCGACGACGAGATCCGCACCGCGATCTCCGGCCAGATCTGCCGCTGTACCGGCTACACCACGATCGTCCGCTCAGTGCGCTGGGCGGCCGAGCACCCTGCGGAGGTGACGCCCTGA